AAGGACTACCGCGTCCGCTACACCCCGGTCGATCAGCGGGGCAATACCCACAGCCTGACGGGTGAGATCGAGCGAGCCGCCAAGGCGCTCAAGCCCGACCGCATCATCGTCGTCCACCCCGGCGACTGGCGCGTCTACGAAGAAGCCCAGGGCTGGGAAGACGCTACAGGCGTCGAGACCGAGATCCTCGAAGACACCCACTTCACCTGCACGCTCGACGAGTTCAACGAGTGGGCCGACGGCCGCAAGGAACTCACGATGGAGTACTTCTATCGCGAGCGTCGCAAGGCCCTAGGCATCCTCGTCGACGGCGACGGCAAGCCCGAGGGCGACCAGTGGAACTACGACCACGACAACCGAGAGTCGTTCAAGAAGGGCGGCCCCGAGTCTCCCCCGCCGTTGCGGTTCGACCCGGACGACGTCACGAAGGAAGTCATCGCGCTCGTCGAGAAGCGCTACCCAGACGCCCCGGGAAACCTGGACGATTTCGGCTGGCCCGTGACGGGATCGGACGCGAAGAAATCGCTCGACCACTTCATCAAGTATCGCCTCCGCGAGTTCGGCCCCTTCGAAGACGCGATGTGGACCGGTCGCCCCTGGCTCTACCACAGCCACCTCAGCGTGCCGCTCAACCTCAAGCTGCTGGACCCCAAGAAGTGCATCGATGCGGCCCTGGAGGCCTACGAGAAGGGCAACGCACCGATCAACTCGGTCGAGGGATTTGTCCGCCAGCTCATCGGATGGCGTGAGTACATCCGCGGCGTCTACTGGCGCGAGGGCCCCGACTACCGCGACCGAAACTACCTCGACCAGCACGGCGACCTGCCCGACTTCTATTGGACGGGCGACACCGACATGCGCTGCATGAAGGAGTGCATCGACCCCGTGCTCGACTACGCATGGATGCACCACATCCCGCGGCTCATGGTCACCGGTAACTTCGCGCTCATCGCGGGCGTCCATCCCCGCAAGATCGGCGACTGGTACTTCGGCATGTATGCCGACAGCGTCGACTGGGCCACCACGCCCAACACCATCGGCATGGCCATGTACGCCGACGGCACCGAGGACGGCGGCCCCGTCGTCGCGACCAAGCCCTACGCCGGCAGCGCCAACTACATCAACAAGATGTCCAACTTCTGCAAGAAGTGCCCATACGACAACAAGGCACGCACCGGCGAGACCAACAAGGGCCAGGCCTGCCCCTTCAACACCTTCTACTGGGACTTCTTGATCCGCAACGAGGATCGGTTCGCCGGCAACAACCGCATGGCGCTCATCATGAAGAACGTCAAGAACATGTCCAAGGAAGAGAAGATCTCCATCCGAGTCAGCGCTACGTCCGTGCGCAAGAAGCTCGGCATCGGCGACATCGAGAAGTGAGGCCCGCCCCATGCGACCCCTGATGTGGTTCCGCGCCGACCTGCGAACCCGCGATAACACGGCCCTCAGCGCTGCCTGCACGGCTGCCTCCAAGGGCGTGCTCGCCGTCTTCACGATCTGCCCCAAGCAGTGGCGCGAGCACGACTGGGGCGACATGAAGGTCGACTTCCTCCGCCGCAACCTCGAGGAGTTGCACGAGGGTCTCCAGTCCCGCAACATCGCGCTGAAGTTCATCGAGCGAGACTCGTTCGATGGCATCGAAGACGACCTGCTCGAACTCGCCAAGGAGCACCACTGCAACGCGCTCTTCTTCAATGAGGAGTACGAGGTCAACGAGCGCAAGCGCGATGCGGCGGTGGCCGCGGCCTTCGCCAAGGCCGGGCTCTCGGTCCGCAGCTTCCACGACCAGACCTGCGTCCCGCCGGGCGAGCTCCGCACGAAGGAAGACAAGCCCTACACCGTCTACTCGCCCTTCAAGCGCAAGTGGTACCAGCACTTCAAGGACGGGCTCGTCCCCAAGGCCCAGGGCCTCGCCAAGAAACAGCCCGAGATGGTGTCGTCGTCCGACGCCGTCCCGGACTCGCTGGGCGACTTCGACGCCGACGCCGGCCGTCCGGACCTCTGGAAGGCCGGCGAAGACCACGCCTTGTCGCGCCTGCGGAGCTTCATCGAGGGCCGCCTCGATCCGTACAAGGAAGAACGCGATTACCCCGCCATCAACGGCACCAGCACCATCAGCCCCTACCTCGCGATCGGCGCCGTCTCGCCCCGCCAGTGCATCGAGGCGGCGCTGGACGCCAACAACGGAAAGATCGACGGCGGAAGCAAGGGTGCCGTGCATTGGATGAGCGAGGTCATCTGGCGTGAGTTCTACCGCCAGATCCTCGTCGCGTTCCCGCGCGTCAGCAAGCATCGCGCATTCAACAAGAAGTACGACATCCCCTGGCGGGACGACGCCGAGGCCAAGGGCCAGTTCTCCGCGTGGTGCCAGGGCAAGACGGGCTACCCCATCGTCGATGCCGCCATGCGGCAGCTCAACCAGACCGGCTGGATGCACAATCGCTCGCGCATGGCCGTCGCCATGTTCCTCTCCAAGGACCTGCTCATCGACTGGCGCTGGGGCGAGCGATACTTCATGGAACACTTGGTAGATGGCGACCTGGCCAGCAACAACGGCGGCTGGCAGTGGTCGGCCGCCACCGGCACCGATGCCGCCCCCTACTTCCGCATCTTCAACCCCATTAGCCAGAGCAAGAAGTTCGACCCCGACGGCGAGTACATCCGCACGTTCGTCGACGAGCTGTCGGACGTCAAGGGCGATGACATCCACGCACCGTGGGAACAGGAAGGACTGCTCGACGACACGGGCTACCCCGAGCGCATCGTCGACCACCACGTAGCCCGCGAGCGCGCACTCAAGGCGTTCAAGGTCGAGAGCTAGCGGCCTGTTGCAGCAGGACGGTCAGTCCCAGAAGGGGTCGGCGATCAGGACCGAACCCTCTCGGCGTACGTTCTTGTACGCACGCAGGAAGGCGTTCTCGCCCACGCCCAAACGTTGGTCGGGCTGGGCGGGCGATCCTCGCACGTCGTCCTCGTTTACGAACAGGTTGTCCGCCTGGGTGGGCTTGTCATACTCGCGGAACACGAACGTCAGCGACTGCGGATCGGGCCGCTGCTCGTAGATCACGCGCATGTCGTTGTAGGCGATGTTGCCCGACCACTGGTTCTTGCGGCCGTGGATGAGCAGCGTCTTGCTCTGCTTGCCAAACAAGCCCGGCGCGAGGTACCAGTCGCCCGGGTCGCCGCCATAGGTCGGCCCGCGGTTGCCGATGAGGGCCTCGCCCGACTCGTTGGTCGACGCCCACATCTTCTCGCGATCGCCGAAGGGTGCCGAGTGCGCGTACGACGTGAAACCGACCTGCCCGTCCAGCCGGCGCGCGGGCCCGCCGGCGCTGCCCGAGCGTTCGCTCGGCACGCCCGCGAAGCCCGGATCGAACACGGCGAACTCCGGATCGATCGCGGCCTTGGGCAGCTTGTCCTCGTATCCCGGATCGACCTGGATCCGGTCACTGACCTCGGCCGGGCTCACCAAGAGTTCGACGGGCACGTGTCCGTTGTAGATCATCAGCGACAGGATGTTGCCCGTGTTGTCCTTGAACTCGTCTTCGGTGGCCGTGACGGTTGCGTCGTTGCGATCGACCTGGCTCGGCCGCGGATAGGTCTCGTTGTGGGACTGGGCCCACACGGCCATGCCCTGCGCCGTTCCCCGAACCTGCGTGGCGTCCTTCACCTGTCGGGCGACGAGCCGCGCCTGGCCCAGCGCGGGCAGCAGGATGCCGATCAGCAGCGCGATGATCGCGATGACCACCAGCAGCTCGATCAGCGTAAACGCGTTGCGGCGGTCCGTGCATGTCGTGCGTGGTCGATGCGTCATGCGATCTCCCTTCGAACCCTTCCACAAATCGTACGTTCGGCGGGTGATCCGGTTCCGATTGGTGCCGCAGCGCACGAAAAAACGCCGCGGGCCAGGCGGCCCGCGGCGTCAAGAATCAAGTCTTCAGGCCGAAAATTCAGCCCGAACGTTCGATCACAAGAATCGAACTTAGTCGACCCACACCTGGACCGTGTAGGTGATGCCCGCACGCGTGACGGTGCCAACCGGGCGGAGGTAGTTGTTGTTCATGTCCAGAGCCTGCGTACCACCGGTGCTCGTCGAGCGGATGGTGTGCTCGGTGGCGGACGGGCGACCGCTGGCGGCAGCGCCGGTCTCGTCGTTCTCCGACACGAACAGGTTGTCGGGACGGGTGAAGGCGGTGCTGGAGCCGCCGCCGCTGCCCGTGAACGTGAAGGTCAGGTTCTCGGGGTCGGGACGGGTGTGGAACTCGACGTGCTGGTCGTTGTAGCCAGTGTTGCCGGCCCACTGCGTCTTCGAGCCGTGGATCAGCAGGGTGACCGAGCGATCACCGAAGTCGCTGTCCTCGATGAGGCGCCAGGTGCCGGTCTCGCCGGAGCCGTCGAGCTCGTAGCCAGGACCGCGGTTGCCCAGGATCGCATCGGTCGAGCTGAACGTGTTGCTCCAGATGCGGTTGCGAGCGCCGAAGTAGGGGATCTGGGCGTACGAGTTGTTGCTCGGGCCGCTGGTGCCCTGCGGGTACGAGACGCCGTCGTTGTCGTCGAAGGTCGTGCCGCGGAAGCGCGGGTCCCACAGCGCCGACTCGGGCGTCTGGGCCTCGGACGGGTTGGCGCTCTCGTAGTCTTCCATCAGCTCGACGTCGCCGGCCTCGGCCGGGCTGATCGCGAGCTCGGTGGGGAAGAAGCCGTTGAAGATCAGCAGCGACAGGGCGTTGCCCGTGGTGTCCTTGCTGAAGTCAGGGGTCGGCGAAGGGCCACCCAGCGTGTCGCCGTTGCGGTCGACGCGGCTCGGGATGGGGTACTGCTCCTGGTTGTTCTGGGCCCAGATGGCCATGGCCTGAACGATGCCACGGACCTGGGTCGAATCCTTCAGCTGGCGGGCGGTGGCGCGAGCCTTGCCCAGGGCCGGCAGCAGGATGCCGATCAGCAGCGCGATGATCGCGATGACCACCAGCAGCTCGATCAGCGTAAACGCCTTGCGATTCTTGATCGTCTTCATGGAACGTTGCTCCAAGCTTTCCCGGTCGCGTCGCATCATCGATGCGCCACGACCGGTCATCATCAGCGGTCCGCAATACCGTGCGGACCAAGCGGAGCCGAGTCATGTTTCCGTGCACCCGCCGATCCCGGTCTCGGCCATGCCAGGAGCGCTGCGAAGGTGCAACGCCTGGGCGGGGCTGATCGCCGGCGGCCTGATGCGGGCCCCCGTGGGGCCGGCCGGAGCGATCGTCAAGATGTCGGAAGAGTGACTGGAGCGGGTGCTGATGACGTGGGCGAGCGATGTCGTCCCATCAGAACGGTGTTGCGTATACCCGCTTGGATCCCCTTCCCGCTACGCGTAGCGCGTACAGATTACTGGATCTGATTCGCCAGTCAAGCCCCAAGGTTGCGATCAACCCCGTTTTCCATGAAATTCGCGCCATTTATACCCACTCAGACTCCAAACGGATTCCCCAGATGTCGCAAAACCCGAACTTTCACCAGATTCTCACCGACCTCGGCATCGAACTGCCCAAGCCACCGCCGGCGGTCGCGTCCTACGTGCCGGTCCGCGTCGACGGCAATCACGCCTACGTAAGCGGCCAACTTCCCTTCGTCGACGGGGCCCTGCCCCAGACCGGCCGCGTCGGCGTCGACCTGAGCCTCGAGCAGGCCCAGGGACTGGCGCGCACCTGCGCCGTCAACGCCCTGGCGGCCCTGCACGCGTACGCCGGCGGGCTGGACAACATCGCCGGCATCGTGCGCGTGGGCATCTACGTCGCGTGCGGCCCCGACTTCACCGACCACCCGAAGGTCGGCAACGGCGCGAGCGAACTCTTCCAGCAGGTGTTCGGCGAGCACGGCCGCCACGCACGCGCCGCGGTGGGCTGCACCTCGCTGCCCTTAGCTTCGCCCGTCGAGGTCGAGGTGATGGCGCGCTTGAAGCGTCCCGTCGAGTAAGGCTCGGATCAGCCGAACGCCTTCTTGTAGTCCGCCAGGAATCGCTCGAGCCCCGAGTCGGTCAGCGGGTGGTTCATGACCTTGCCGATGACGTCGAAGGGCACGGTCGCCACGTCGGCCCCCACCATCGCGCACTGCAGCAGGTGGTTGGGGTGGCGGATCGACGCCGCCAGAATCTTGGTGGCAAGCCCGTAGTTGTCGTAGATCTGGCGGATCTTGACGATCAACTCCATGCCGTCCTCGCCGATGTCGTCGATACGGCCGATGAACGGGCTCACCAGGTACGCTCCCGCCTTGGCGACCATGAGGGCCTGGAGCGACTGGAAGCACAGCGTCATGTTCGTGCGGATGCCCTCGTCGCTGAGCGCCTTGCACGCGCGCAGGCCGTCGACGGTGCTGGGCAGCTTCACCACGATGTTCTCGGCGATGCCCGCGCGGTCCTTGCCCTCGGCCAGCATCTCGTCGAACTTCGTCGCGATGACTTCTGCCGAGACCGGGCCCGAAACGACCTCACAGATCTCTTTCAGGCGCTGGCCGTAGTCGACGCCCTCCTTGGCGATGAGCGTCGGATTGGTCGTGACGCCGTCGAGCACGCCCATCTCGTGGGCCTGGCGGATCTGGTCGAGGTTGGCGGTGTCGATGTACAGTTCCACGCGTGGTTCCTTCGTCAAGAGCCGCGAATCGAGCTTCCCAAAAACGAGCCCCCGCCGTGAGGCGGGGGGCAATTCCAACCAGCGGCGTCCGGCCCTCGGAGGGGCCCCCGCCTCACGGCGAGGGCTCGTCGGAGACGCCGACCGGTCAGGCCGACACGGTAGCCGCCGCCTCGCGCTCCAGCACGGCCTTGAGCTCCCGCCGCATGATCTTGCCCGTCGGGTTCCGCGGCAGGGCCTCGATCACGCGGATCTCGCGCGGCACCTTGTAGCCCGCAAGCTTGTCCTTGCACCAGCCCTTGAGGGCCATCGCATCGGGCGTCGCGCCCTCCTCGGGCTCGATGAAGGCGACGATCTCCTCGCCGCGCGTCGGGCACATGCGGCTGGTGACGCCCGAAGCGTGCACATCGGGATGATGGTTGAGCACCTCCTCGATCTCGCGCGGAAAGACGTTCTCGCCTCCGACGATTATCATCTCCTTCAGCCGCCCCGTAATGAGCAGGCGGCCGGCCTCGTCGACGTGGCCGATGTCGCCCGTGCGCAAGAACCCCTCGCCGTCGAACACGCGGGCCGTCTCGGTCTGCTGCTTGTAGTAGCCCTTCATGACGTTGGGCCCGCGTACGCGGATCTCGCCGTCCTCGCCCGGCCGGAGGGTGCGGCCGCGCTCGACGCAGGTGATGCGTTGCTCGACCTCGGGTAGCGGCAGCCCCACGCAGTGGGCCCGGAACTCCGTCGGCCGGCACCAGTGCGTCACCGGGCTGGTCTCGGTCAGGCCGTATCCCTCGTGGATGGCCACGCCGAAGCGCTCCTGGAATCGCCGGAAGATGTCTTGGGGCAGCGGCTCGCCGCCCGAGACGGCGTAGCGGATCTTCGCGAAGTCTTCGGGCAACGCCGACTTGACGGTGAGCAAGGCACCGTACATCGACGGGATGCCCACGAACACCGTCGGCTGGTGCTCGCGGAAGAGCTTCACGACCGCCTGCGGCACGAAGCGGGCCGTGTACACCACCCGCTGGCCCAGCAGCAGCGGCAGCAGCGTCATGACCGTGAGCCCGAAGCTATGGAACTGCGGCAGCACGCTCAGGAACGTGTGGTTGTCGCGGGTGAACTGCACGAATCGATCGATCTGCCGGATGTTGCTCAGCAGGTTGTCGTGCGTGAGCATCACGCCCTTGGGCCGGCCGCTGGTGCCCGAGGTATACAGCAGCACGGCCAGGTCATCCATGCTCGATCGGGCCGGCCAGCGCAGCTCGGGCACGCCCTTGAAGTTCACTTCCTCGAGCCTGATCAGGTGCTTGCACCGGGGCTCGTAGCCCAGGAAGTCGAGCATCGGGCCCGCCGTCACGATCGTGTCGCAGCCGCAGTGATCGACGACGTACTGCAGTTCTTCCTGCTTCAGCAGGTAGTTGAGCGGTACGACGGTCTTGCCGTGCATCCAGCCCGCCAGGGCGGCGATCGGGAATCCGCCGCTCGTCGGCAGCATGACGCCCACGGTGTCGGTGTTGCAGCGGCGTTCGATCTCCGACGCCACGAAGTAGCTCGCAGCCAGGATCTTCAGGCCCGAGTAGCTCGAGCGGTCATCGACCACCAGCGTCTTTCGTCCGTGGCGGACCAGGCTCCGCAGCAGCGACCATTGGATGCTCAAGGCTCGGCCCCCGTTTCGCGACCGCGCCCCCGGGCCTCCTGCCCGGAGCGATCGAGCCGCGAAGGATCAGGGCATGGTAGACCAACCACTAACTAAGCCGACGGCCAGCCGGGCGGCATGCACGCTGGTCCTGATGCTCGCGGCCCTGACGCTAACGGCGTGTGCCAGCGGCGGCGGCCAGTCCTCCTACCGCGAGTACTACGAGGCCGGTCAGTACCGCGCCGCGCTGGCGCGTGCCCAGGCGACCGAGGGCCGGCCTGGCGGCAACTCCGACGCCGCCCTCGTCGCAGGCCTGAGTGCCGAGGCCCTGCGCGACGATGCGACCGCCCGGGCGTGGCTCCAGCCCATCGCCCGGGGCTCGGGAGACCGGGCCGCCCGGGCCCAGGCCGGGCTGGCGCTCATCGAGCTGCGCACGGGAGACCCACTCCGGGCCGCACGCCAGCTCGAGGCCGCCAGCGCCCAACTCACCGGGACCGATTCGCGCGAGGCCGCGCGCGTCGCGGCCCAGGCCTACGAGCAGGCCGGCCGGCAGAGCGATGCCGACCGCATGCGCCGCCGGTCGGCCGGCACCTTCGAGCCGGCAACGCCCGGCGACGCCACCTTCGTCGCCGGCGGCTTCACGCTGCAGCTTGGCGCCTACAGCACGCGCAGCCGAGCGACGCAACGGCTGACCGAAGTGCGCTCGGCCGCGCGCACCAGCGGCCTGGGCGAACCCCGCATCGAAATGGCCGCCCGCGACGGCCGCGTGCTCTACCTCGTGCACGTCGGTCGATTCCGCACGGCGGGCGATGCGGAGCGCGCCCGCCGTACGCTCGGCGTCTCGTCGATCGTCGCCAGCGCCATCTAGCAACGCGAGCAAACAAAGAGCGGGGCCCGTGCATCGCACGCGCCCCGCCGGGAACGAACCTCACGCTGCCGTCTTCCCGGAGACTACGGGCAGCTGGTGGTGAAGATCTGGAACGCATCCAGGCCCGCTTCGGTCACCGAGTCGTTGGGGTTGTCGGTGGCCAGGAATCGGAATCGCATCTGGCTCGTCACGGGCACGAAATCGCTGATGGTCCAGGTCTTCTTGACCCAGCCCGCCGCGTCGCCCGTGCTCTCGATGGTCACCCAGTCGAGCCCGCCGTTGTTGGAGACCTCGACGTCCATGGTGTCGATGTCCAGGTCGTCGTTGGTGAACCAGCGTGCGTAGCTGAGCTGCGCGTCCGGCGTGGCGCTCAGGTCATAGACCGGCGAGATCAGGATCGTCGGGCCGCCGTCCACGTCGCTGTTGCCCGCGACGTTGTCGGTCACCCAGCACTGGCCCGAACCGTCAAAGTCGGCAAACGGATCGCCGCGACCACCGGCGGCGGGTACGCCGCGGTCCCACTGACCATCGGTCAGATCGATGTTCTCGACCGTCCAGCCCACCGCCGTCTCGAAGTCGAGATCGACGACGAACGTCTGGTTGGCCACCTGGTAGCTGAACAGGTCACTCGGCGCCGTCGGCGGGAAGACCACCTCCCCGCTCACCGTGCCCTCGGCCACCAGGAAGAACTCGGGCGTGTCGCCGCAGGCCGCGGCCGGCACCGTGCCCTCGTACAAATCGCCGCCCAGGCTCACCAGCGGCACGTCGATGAACGATCCGCCGTCGAAGCGGTACCGCAGGACCTCCGAGCCGCCGACCAGTGCCTCGCCGTCCTTGGCCTTGATCTCGACCTCGAACGTGACCGCTTCGCCCGGCGCCACGATGTCGGGGAGCAGGGTCTCCACGTCGAAGTCGACGCCCAGCGGCGCGCGGTTGTTGTTGACGTAGATGTCGTCGAGGCCCAGGCGGCCAACCGACGACCCGAAGCTCGGGCCGAAGTCGAAGCGAACGGCCTCGATGTTCGAAAGATCCAGCCCGCTGCCATTGACGAGGAAGTCTTGCAGGCGGATGCGGGTCGTTTCGTACTCGTTCTGCCAGCCGGCGCCCGAGCCCGAACCGGTGCGCTGGTAGGGCTCCTCGACGCCGCCGCCGTAGACGCCGGTCTGGATCGAACTCGTGGTGCCGCTGCCGTCGCGCAGGCTCACGGTGAAGGTCAGGTCGCCGAGCT
This Phycisphaerales bacterium DNA region includes the following protein-coding sequences:
- a CDS encoding RidA family protein; this translates as MSQNPNFHQILTDLGIELPKPPPAVASYVPVRVDGNHAYVSGQLPFVDGALPQTGRVGVDLSLEQAQGLARTCAVNALAALHAYAGGLDNIAGIVRVGIYVACGPDFTDHPKVGNGASELFQQVFGEHGRHARAAVGCTSLPLASPVEVEVMARLKRPVE
- a CDS encoding prepilin-type N-terminal cleavage/methylation domain-containing protein; translated protein: MTHRPRTTCTDRRNAFTLIELLVVIAIIALLIGILLPALGQARLVARQVKDATQVRGTAQGMAVWAQSHNETYPRPSQVDRNDATVTATEDEFKDNTGNILSLMIYNGHVPVELLVSPAEVSDRIQVDPGYEDKLPKAAIDPEFAVFDPGFAGVPSERSGSAGGPARRLDGQVGFTSYAHSAPFGDREKMWASTNESGEALIGNRGPTYGGDPGDWYLAPGLFGKQSKTLLIHGRKNQWSGNIAYNDMRVIYEQRPDPQSLTFVFREYDKPTQADNLFVNEDDVRGSPAQPDQRLGVGENAFLRAYKNVRREGSVLIADPFWD
- a CDS encoding AMP-binding protein, coding for MSIQWSLLRSLVRHGRKTLVVDDRSSYSGLKILAASYFVASEIERRCNTDTVGVMLPTSGGFPIAALAGWMHGKTVVPLNYLLKQEELQYVVDHCGCDTIVTAGPMLDFLGYEPRCKHLIRLEEVNFKGVPELRWPARSSMDDLAVLLYTSGTSGRPKGVMLTHDNLLSNIRQIDRFVQFTRDNHTFLSVLPQFHSFGLTVMTLLPLLLGQRVVYTARFVPQAVVKLFREHQPTVFVGIPSMYGALLTVKSALPEDFAKIRYAVSGGEPLPQDIFRRFQERFGVAIHEGYGLTETSPVTHWCRPTEFRAHCVGLPLPEVEQRITCVERGRTLRPGEDGEIRVRGPNVMKGYYKQQTETARVFDGEGFLRTGDIGHVDEAGRLLITGRLKEMIIVGGENVFPREIEEVLNHHPDVHASGVTSRMCPTRGEEIVAFIEPEEGATPDAMALKGWCKDKLAGYKVPREIRVIEALPRNPTGKIMRRELKAVLEREAAATVSA
- the fsa gene encoding fructose-6-phosphate aldolase, whose amino-acid sequence is MELYIDTANLDQIRQAHEMGVLDGVTTNPTLIAKEGVDYGQRLKEICEVVSGPVSAEVIATKFDEMLAEGKDRAGIAENIVVKLPSTVDGLRACKALSDEGIRTNMTLCFQSLQALMVAKAGAYLVSPFIGRIDDIGEDGMELIVKIRQIYDNYGLATKILAASIRHPNHLLQCAMVGADVATVPFDVIGKVMNHPLTDSGLERFLADYKKAFG
- a CDS encoding SPOR domain-containing protein produces the protein MVDQPLTKPTASRAACTLVLMLAALTLTACASGGGQSSYREYYEAGQYRAALARAQATEGRPGGNSDAALVAGLSAEALRDDATARAWLQPIARGSGDRAARAQAGLALIELRTGDPLRAARQLEAASAQLTGTDSREAARVAAQAYEQAGRQSDADRMRRRSAGTFEPATPGDATFVAGGFTLQLGAYSTRSRATQRLTEVRSAARTSGLGEPRIEMAARDGRVLYLVHVGRFRTAGDAERARRTLGVSSIVASAI
- a CDS encoding prepilin-type N-terminal cleavage/methylation domain-containing protein, with protein sequence MKTIKNRKAFTLIELLVVIAIIALLIGILLPALGKARATARQLKDSTQVRGIVQAMAIWAQNNQEQYPIPSRVDRNGDTLGGPSPTPDFSKDTTGNALSLLIFNGFFPTELAISPAEAGDVELMEDYESANPSEAQTPESALWDPRFRGTTFDDNDGVSYPQGTSGPSNNSYAQIPYFGARNRIWSNTFSSTDAILGNRGPGYELDGSGETGTWRLIEDSDFGDRSVTLLIHGSKTQWAGNTGYNDQHVEFHTRPDPENLTFTFTGSGGGSSTAFTRPDNLFVSENDETGAAASGRPSATEHTIRSTSTGGTQALDMNNNYLRPVGTVTRAGITYTVQVWVD
- a CDS encoding cryptochrome/photolyase family protein: MASSAFDMQPSDVSGSVGTLAVILGDQLDPRSSALRRLDKEADAVLMMEVDEEASLGPSHRQRTAMFFSAMRHFALELRDKDYRVRYTPVDQRGNTHSLTGEIERAAKALKPDRIIVVHPGDWRVYEEAQGWEDATGVETEILEDTHFTCTLDEFNEWADGRKELTMEYFYRERRKALGILVDGDGKPEGDQWNYDHDNRESFKKGGPESPPPLRFDPDDVTKEVIALVEKRYPDAPGNLDDFGWPVTGSDAKKSLDHFIKYRLREFGPFEDAMWTGRPWLYHSHLSVPLNLKLLDPKKCIDAALEAYEKGNAPINSVEGFVRQLIGWREYIRGVYWREGPDYRDRNYLDQHGDLPDFYWTGDTDMRCMKECIDPVLDYAWMHHIPRLMVTGNFALIAGVHPRKIGDWYFGMYADSVDWATTPNTIGMAMYADGTEDGGPVVATKPYAGSANYINKMSNFCKKCPYDNKARTGETNKGQACPFNTFYWDFLIRNEDRFAGNNRMALIMKNVKNMSKEEKISIRVSATSVRKKLGIGDIEK
- the phrB gene encoding deoxyribodipyrimidine photo-lyase translates to MRPLMWFRADLRTRDNTALSAACTAASKGVLAVFTICPKQWREHDWGDMKVDFLRRNLEELHEGLQSRNIALKFIERDSFDGIEDDLLELAKEHHCNALFFNEEYEVNERKRDAAVAAAFAKAGLSVRSFHDQTCVPPGELRTKEDKPYTVYSPFKRKWYQHFKDGLVPKAQGLAKKQPEMVSSSDAVPDSLGDFDADAGRPDLWKAGEDHALSRLRSFIEGRLDPYKEERDYPAINGTSTISPYLAIGAVSPRQCIEAALDANNGKIDGGSKGAVHWMSEVIWREFYRQILVAFPRVSKHRAFNKKYDIPWRDDAEAKGQFSAWCQGKTGYPIVDAAMRQLNQTGWMHNRSRMAVAMFLSKDLLIDWRWGERYFMEHLVDGDLASNNGGWQWSAATGTDAAPYFRIFNPISQSKKFDPDGEYIRTFVDELSDVKGDDIHAPWEQEGLLDDTGYPERIVDHHVARERALKAFKVES